TAGCTTCTGGACTCTCTCCCCGAACGGAAGCATTCTCTCCTTGGGGAGAGAGGGGCGTGGGGAAAGACAACCATGACAATCGGCCTAATCGGTTGCGAAAGCGCACCGATCGAATGCCCGCTCGACGGCTGCCGCGTCCGCTCTCAGGGATGCTCTTACTAGGCGTTGGTACGCTTGCCGCGGCGCTCACCCAATTCTCAATGCAGCACAGCGACCGCACCACCAATCTCAGCCTATCAAGTTGGACCGGTCGGACACCGGCGCCGATCACCGGAGTCGCATCCGTCATCGACGGTGACACGATCGAAGTTCACGGGCAGCGGATCCGCTTCAACGGCATCGACGCGCCGGAGAGCAAGCAATACTGCGACGACGCCAAGGGCTTCGAATATCCGTGCGGCCGGCGATCGGCCGAAGCGCTGGATAGCTTCCTGGCGGCCTCGAGGCCGGTGCAATGCACGTTCGTGAGTTGGGATCGCTATCACCGCTACGTCGGCGACTGCCGGCGCGCCGACGGCGCTAGCGTGGCGGCATGGATGATCGAGCACGGCCAGGCGCTCGATTGGCCCCGCTACAGCAACGGCGCCTATGCAGCGGAGCAGGCTAAAGCGGAAGCGGCGAAGATCGGTCTGTGGGTCGGCAAATTTGATGCGCCGTGGGACTGGCGCGCATCGCACGACGACGGCGCGGCGCCGGCGAGCCAGCCGCTCGGCATCGTCAGCCGCAAGCTGGTCGCGCAGAGTGGCTATTCATGCGAACCACGGCGTACGTGCAAACAGATCGGATCGTGCGACGAAGCTCAATGGTATCTGCAGAACTGCTCGTGGGGAGGGAAGCTGGATCGGGACGGCGACGGAGTGGCGTGTGAAACCCTTTGCTAGGGTATAGGCGATCCCCCTAGCCGATCATGCCGAGGCTTCATCCTGCATGGATTGACTGCGGTGCTTGTCTAACGCCTTGGTGCTCGGCATCAAGGCGGCGTTTTCGGGTAGGCGTAGCGCTCGCCCGCGTAGTTCTTCGTATTCGGTCTTCAAAAGGGCACACGATACTTGGACGATCATATTCTCAGTATCGATCCAGATGAGACCGCAGTCGAAGAGGGTATGCAGGTCCGACCGTAGCAGCAGCCCGTTATTGACGACGTTCGTAGCGTCGCCTTTGTAGGGCGAGATATGTGCCGCTTCCAGCACGTCGACTACGCTGCAGCTGCTGATGGCGCAGCGGCCGTCATAGGCGGAGAGCAGGGCGTCGCGGAACTGCTGCTGCCCTCTACGCTGAGCAATCGTGCGTGCAATCCGTTCGCGCGCATCCTGGACGCTGTTCGGATCAAAAACGTCAGGGTCCGATTCCTCCGGTGCTATGATCGACGGATGGCCTTGGTCGGCTCGATGCAGAATGAAGCTCGTGGGAGAGCCGCCGGAGTGGCTAACATAGTTGAACGGACCTAGATAGCGAAACCCGGCACCTTCGAACTCGTATTTGCGCTGGCGATAAAAGACCAGCAGCTCGAGTCCGTTTGCTCGATGATCTATGATCAATGAGTCGGTTCGGCCGCTCATCTGACCTTGCCAGTGCAGAACGTCGCCAACGAGCGAGTCATGGTACTGCGTCCTGTCGGCGGTCTTTTCAGCCGTGACAAAAAGCCAGACCCATCGAGTTCCGTTCAGGCGGAAGACGCCGGTATTCAAGGTGGCATCAACGATCCCGAACATTTGGCGAAGTCGATCGCGAGTGTAGACCTCGTGGATTTGCAAGTGCTGTGATGGCATTTCCGCCGAAGGGGCGGTTACTTGGAAGCCGAGCTGCTCAAGCTTCTTGCGGACTGTAGCGTCACCGCCACTGAAATCCGAGGCCTTCAATGGACCGAGGTCCGGGCGGGCGTAGCGATGGGCGACGCCGACGATCGCCTTTGAGTCGTACGGTTTTCCTTCGTGCTCCAACATGTATGCGCGGGCTTTGCCAAACCCGTAGCGCTCTAGAAAGGTTGGCCGGCCGAGCTGTTGGTATTCTTCGATCGCACGAAGAACGGCAGTCCTGTCGATGTGTTCGAATCCCACATTGCGCTCCCAGATCTTTCCGCTGAATATTCAGACACCCGCTCATTCCTCGTCGAAGACAGTCAGTCCTGCGACGCCTTCACTGGGAAGGTTTCCCTCTTTAGAGACATCGTCCCCAGGAAGGGGGCTGTCCTGCCAATATGCAAAATCAAGGTAACGCCGTTCCTCGGGCGGTGCGTTGCGCGTCGAGCGGTCGAGTTCGATTAAACGGCGCACATATTTCGGCAGTTCGCGCTGCGAGGAAGCGACCTCAATGGCTTCTCGACGAACCGTTCTTTCTGCGCCCACAGTCCGGGGCGCGGCCAGGTTCCTTACGTTCTTGAGAACCGAGGTCGGGAGATGGCCCCCGGAAGACGAGAGGCAGACCAGCGAGTGCCACG
This region of Mesorhizobium sp. M2A.F.Ca.ET.046.03.2.1 genomic DNA includes:
- a CDS encoding thermonuclease family protein, with the protein product MQHSDRTTNLSLSSWTGRTPAPITGVASVIDGDTIEVHGQRIRFNGIDAPESKQYCDDAKGFEYPCGRRSAEALDSFLAASRPVQCTFVSWDRYHRYVGDCRRADGASVAAWMIEHGQALDWPRYSNGAYAAEQAKAEAAKIGLWVGKFDAPWDWRASHDDGAAPASQPLGIVSRKLVAQSGYSCEPRRTCKQIGSCDEAQWYLQNCSWGGKLDRDGDGVACETLC
- a CDS encoding HNH endonuclease produces the protein MGFEHIDRTAVLRAIEEYQQLGRPTFLERYGFGKARAYMLEHEGKPYDSKAIVGVAHRYARPDLGPLKASDFSGGDATVRKKLEQLGFQVTAPSAEMPSQHLQIHEVYTRDRLRQMFGIVDATLNTGVFRLNGTRWVWLFVTAEKTADRTQYHDSLVGDVLHWQGQMSGRTDSLIIDHRANGLELLVFYRQRKYEFEGAGFRYLGPFNYVSHSGGSPTSFILHRADQGHPSIIAPEESDPDVFDPNSVQDARERIARTIAQRRGQQQFRDALLSAYDGRCAISSCSVVDVLEAAHISPYKGDATNVVNNGLLLRSDLHTLFDCGLIWIDTENMIVQVSCALLKTEYEELRGRALRLPENAALMPSTKALDKHRSQSMQDEASA